The Siniperca chuatsi isolate FFG_IHB_CAS linkage group LG2, ASM2008510v1, whole genome shotgun sequence genome window below encodes:
- the gnl3 gene encoding guanine nucleotide-binding protein-like 3 isoform X3 yields MKRPKLKKASKRVSCSKRYKIQKKVREHNRKLKKEAKKKGVSKRVKKDPGVPNSAPFKEEVLREAEQRRLQIEEVKEKKKQAKKEERAQKRKKEKEAASKETEPKAKKARQDEVGKHSEKSIAPDKNSKQYLCSELNKVIDASDVVIEVLDARDPLGCRCPQLEEAVLQREGNKKLLLVLNKIDLVPKENVERWIQCLQLEFPVVAFKASKQIQDKTVRSRKSRIVASNDVLDKSRGAACFGNSCLTELLTSFAANTQNEVSLRVGVVGFPNVGKSSLINSMKGILACNAGIKRGITKSMQEVHILKNVKLIDSPGVVASPSNPPASMALRSLQMEEGLESVLEAVRTLLKLCDKTQIMLQYNVPDFRNSLEFLTLFAKKRGYLQKGGVPNTEQAATAFLADWTGAKLSYFCRAEGNHSLPAYMSDAVVAEMKKGWDLNQLKTGNEETLKGVKFPNQASSIGFTSKGPTAGLLSVSDISAEKPGAAAAEREAEQNNELKHVLFLQPEQNAAEANKTEEPEAPHKAPLKSVQFQVVPIDISLSTATTDDAYDFNTDFK; encoded by the exons ATGAAACGACCAA AGTTAAAGAAAGCTAGTAAGCGGGTCTCATGTTCCAAACGTTATAAAATCCAGAAAAAG GTCCGGGAGCACAACAGAAAGCtaaaaaaagaggcaaagaaGAAAGGGGTGAGCAAACGGGTGAAGAAGGATCCCGGTGTGCCCAACAGTGCTCCCTTCAAAGAGGAGGTCCTCAgggaggcagagcagaggaggctACAG ATCGAAgaagtaaaagagaaaaagaaacaagccaaaaaagaggagagagcccagaagaggaaaaaggagaaggAGGCTGCAAGTAAAGAAACCGAACCCAAGGCCAAGAAGGCTCGGCAG GATGAGGTTGGAAAGCATTCAGAGAAATCGATTGCCCCAGACAAGAACTCAAAACAGTACCTTTGCTCTGAATTAAACAAG GTAATTGATGCATCTGATGTAGTGATAGAAGTCCTTGATGCTCGTGACCCGCTGGGCTGCAGGTGTCCACAGCTGGAGGAGGCGGTGCTGCAGAGGGAAGGCAACAAGAAACTGCTTTTGGTTTTAAACAAAATAG ATCTTGTACCAAAGGAAAATGTGGAGAGGTGGATACAGTGTTTACAACTGGAGTTTCCAGTTGTGGCGTTCAAAGCATCAAAACAGATCCAGGACAAAACAGTG CGATCCAGGAAGAGCAGGATAGTGGCCTCTAATGACGTCCTGGACAAATCCAGAGGAGCAGCCTGCTTTGGAAACAGTTGTCTCACTGAGCTCCTTACAAGTTTCGCTGCTAACACACAGAATGAAGTTTCACTCAGAGTGGGCGTAGTTG GTTTTCCTAATGTGGGGAAGAGCAGTCTCATCAACAGTATGAAGGGGATCCTTGCGTGCAATGCTGGCATCAAGAGAGGCATCACAAA ATCCATGCAGGAGGTGCACATCTTGAAGAATGTGAAGCTCATAGACAGCCCAGGAGTCGTGGCATCGCCGTCCAACCCGCCAGCCTCTATGGCTCTGAGGAGCCTGCAGATGGAGGAGGGCCTGGAGAGTGTGCTGGAGGCTGTCAGGACTCTTCTCAAACTGTGTGACAAGACCCAG ATCATGCTTCAGTATAATGTCCCCGACTTCAGAAACTCTCTGGAGTTTTTAACCTTGTTCGCCAAAAAGCGTGGATATCTGCAGAAGGGTGGAGTCCCTAACACAGAGCAGGCAGCCACAGCTTTCCTTGCTGATTGGACAGG AGCCAAGCTGAGCTACTTCTGTAGGGCAGAGGGGAACCACAGCCTCCCTGCTTACATGTCCGATGCTGTGGTCGCTGAGATGAAGAAAGGCTGGGATCTAAACCAGCTGAAAACGGGCAACGAGGAAACTCTGAAAG GTGTGAAATTCCCAAACCAGGCCAGCAGTATAGGCTTCACGTCTAAAGGCCCAACTGCAGGCCTGCTCAGTGTCAGCGACATCTCTGCAGAAAAACCTGGTGCTGCCGCcgcagagagagaagcagagcagAATAATGAG TTGAAACATGTGCTCTTCTTGCAGCCTGAACAAAATGCTGCAGAggcaaataaaacagaagaaccAGAGGCACCACACAAGGCGCCACTCAAAAGTGTGCAGTTCCAAGTTGTCCCCATTGACATCAGCCTCTCTACAGCTACAACAGATGACGCCTATGACttcaacacagattttaaatga
- the gnl3 gene encoding guanine nucleotide-binding protein-like 3 isoform X2: MKRPKLKKASKRVSCSKRYKIQKKVREHNRKLKKEAKKKGVSKRVKKDPGVPNSAPFKEEVLREAEQRRLQIEEVKEKKKQAKKEERAQKRKKEKEAASKETEPKAKKARQDEVGKHSEKSIAPDKNSKQYLCSELNKVIDASDVVIEVLDARDPLGCRCPQLEEAVLQREGNKKLLLVLNKIDLVPKENVERWIQCLQLEFPVVAFKASKQIQDKTVRSRKSRIVASNDVLDKSRGAACFGNSCLTELLTSFAANTQNEVSLRVGVVGFPNVGKSSLINSMKGILACNAGIKRGITKSMQEVHILKNVKLIDSPGVVASPSNPPASMALRSLQMEEGLESVLEAVRTLLKLCDKTQVGGGVPITGEMSRIMLQYNVPDFRNSLEFLTLFAKKRGYLQKGGVPNTEQAATAFLADWTGAKLSYFCRAEGNHSLPAYMSDAVVAEMKKGWDLNQLKTGNEETLKGVKFPNQASSIGFTSKGPTAGLLSVSDISAEKPGAAAAEREAEQNNEPEQNAAEANKTEEPEAPHKAPLKSVQFQVVPIDISLSTATTDDAYDFNTDFK, encoded by the exons ATGAAACGACCAA AGTTAAAGAAAGCTAGTAAGCGGGTCTCATGTTCCAAACGTTATAAAATCCAGAAAAAG GTCCGGGAGCACAACAGAAAGCtaaaaaaagaggcaaagaaGAAAGGGGTGAGCAAACGGGTGAAGAAGGATCCCGGTGTGCCCAACAGTGCTCCCTTCAAAGAGGAGGTCCTCAgggaggcagagcagaggaggctACAG ATCGAAgaagtaaaagagaaaaagaaacaagccaaaaaagaggagagagcccagaagaggaaaaaggagaaggAGGCTGCAAGTAAAGAAACCGAACCCAAGGCCAAGAAGGCTCGGCAG GATGAGGTTGGAAAGCATTCAGAGAAATCGATTGCCCCAGACAAGAACTCAAAACAGTACCTTTGCTCTGAATTAAACAAG GTAATTGATGCATCTGATGTAGTGATAGAAGTCCTTGATGCTCGTGACCCGCTGGGCTGCAGGTGTCCACAGCTGGAGGAGGCGGTGCTGCAGAGGGAAGGCAACAAGAAACTGCTTTTGGTTTTAAACAAAATAG ATCTTGTACCAAAGGAAAATGTGGAGAGGTGGATACAGTGTTTACAACTGGAGTTTCCAGTTGTGGCGTTCAAAGCATCAAAACAGATCCAGGACAAAACAGTG CGATCCAGGAAGAGCAGGATAGTGGCCTCTAATGACGTCCTGGACAAATCCAGAGGAGCAGCCTGCTTTGGAAACAGTTGTCTCACTGAGCTCCTTACAAGTTTCGCTGCTAACACACAGAATGAAGTTTCACTCAGAGTGGGCGTAGTTG GTTTTCCTAATGTGGGGAAGAGCAGTCTCATCAACAGTATGAAGGGGATCCTTGCGTGCAATGCTGGCATCAAGAGAGGCATCACAAA ATCCATGCAGGAGGTGCACATCTTGAAGAATGTGAAGCTCATAGACAGCCCAGGAGTCGTGGCATCGCCGTCCAACCCGCCAGCCTCTATGGCTCTGAGGAGCCTGCAGATGGAGGAGGGCCTGGAGAGTGTGCTGGAGGCTGTCAGGACTCTTCTCAAACTGTGTGACAAGACCCAGGTAGGAGGAGGAGTTCCCATCACAGGAGAGATGAGTCGG ATCATGCTTCAGTATAATGTCCCCGACTTCAGAAACTCTCTGGAGTTTTTAACCTTGTTCGCCAAAAAGCGTGGATATCTGCAGAAGGGTGGAGTCCCTAACACAGAGCAGGCAGCCACAGCTTTCCTTGCTGATTGGACAGG AGCCAAGCTGAGCTACTTCTGTAGGGCAGAGGGGAACCACAGCCTCCCTGCTTACATGTCCGATGCTGTGGTCGCTGAGATGAAGAAAGGCTGGGATCTAAACCAGCTGAAAACGGGCAACGAGGAAACTCTGAAAG GTGTGAAATTCCCAAACCAGGCCAGCAGTATAGGCTTCACGTCTAAAGGCCCAACTGCAGGCCTGCTCAGTGTCAGCGACATCTCTGCAGAAAAACCTGGTGCTGCCGCcgcagagagagaagcagagcagAATAATGAG CCTGAACAAAATGCTGCAGAggcaaataaaacagaagaaccAGAGGCACCACACAAGGCGCCACTCAAAAGTGTGCAGTTCCAAGTTGTCCCCATTGACATCAGCCTCTCTACAGCTACAACAGATGACGCCTATGACttcaacacagattttaaatga
- the gnl3 gene encoding guanine nucleotide-binding protein-like 3 isoform X1 produces MKRPKLKKASKRVSCSKRYKIQKKVREHNRKLKKEAKKKGVSKRVKKDPGVPNSAPFKEEVLREAEQRRLQIEEVKEKKKQAKKEERAQKRKKEKEAASKETEPKAKKARQDEVGKHSEKSIAPDKNSKQYLCSELNKVIDASDVVIEVLDARDPLGCRCPQLEEAVLQREGNKKLLLVLNKIDLVPKENVERWIQCLQLEFPVVAFKASKQIQDKTVRSRKSRIVASNDVLDKSRGAACFGNSCLTELLTSFAANTQNEVSLRVGVVGFPNVGKSSLINSMKGILACNAGIKRGITKSMQEVHILKNVKLIDSPGVVASPSNPPASMALRSLQMEEGLESVLEAVRTLLKLCDKTQVGGGVPITGEMSRIMLQYNVPDFRNSLEFLTLFAKKRGYLQKGGVPNTEQAATAFLADWTGAKLSYFCRAEGNHSLPAYMSDAVVAEMKKGWDLNQLKTGNEETLKGVKFPNQASSIGFTSKGPTAGLLSVSDISAEKPGAAAAEREAEQNNELKHVLFLQPEQNAAEANKTEEPEAPHKAPLKSVQFQVVPIDISLSTATTDDAYDFNTDFK; encoded by the exons ATGAAACGACCAA AGTTAAAGAAAGCTAGTAAGCGGGTCTCATGTTCCAAACGTTATAAAATCCAGAAAAAG GTCCGGGAGCACAACAGAAAGCtaaaaaaagaggcaaagaaGAAAGGGGTGAGCAAACGGGTGAAGAAGGATCCCGGTGTGCCCAACAGTGCTCCCTTCAAAGAGGAGGTCCTCAgggaggcagagcagaggaggctACAG ATCGAAgaagtaaaagagaaaaagaaacaagccaaaaaagaggagagagcccagaagaggaaaaaggagaaggAGGCTGCAAGTAAAGAAACCGAACCCAAGGCCAAGAAGGCTCGGCAG GATGAGGTTGGAAAGCATTCAGAGAAATCGATTGCCCCAGACAAGAACTCAAAACAGTACCTTTGCTCTGAATTAAACAAG GTAATTGATGCATCTGATGTAGTGATAGAAGTCCTTGATGCTCGTGACCCGCTGGGCTGCAGGTGTCCACAGCTGGAGGAGGCGGTGCTGCAGAGGGAAGGCAACAAGAAACTGCTTTTGGTTTTAAACAAAATAG ATCTTGTACCAAAGGAAAATGTGGAGAGGTGGATACAGTGTTTACAACTGGAGTTTCCAGTTGTGGCGTTCAAAGCATCAAAACAGATCCAGGACAAAACAGTG CGATCCAGGAAGAGCAGGATAGTGGCCTCTAATGACGTCCTGGACAAATCCAGAGGAGCAGCCTGCTTTGGAAACAGTTGTCTCACTGAGCTCCTTACAAGTTTCGCTGCTAACACACAGAATGAAGTTTCACTCAGAGTGGGCGTAGTTG GTTTTCCTAATGTGGGGAAGAGCAGTCTCATCAACAGTATGAAGGGGATCCTTGCGTGCAATGCTGGCATCAAGAGAGGCATCACAAA ATCCATGCAGGAGGTGCACATCTTGAAGAATGTGAAGCTCATAGACAGCCCAGGAGTCGTGGCATCGCCGTCCAACCCGCCAGCCTCTATGGCTCTGAGGAGCCTGCAGATGGAGGAGGGCCTGGAGAGTGTGCTGGAGGCTGTCAGGACTCTTCTCAAACTGTGTGACAAGACCCAGGTAGGAGGAGGAGTTCCCATCACAGGAGAGATGAGTCGG ATCATGCTTCAGTATAATGTCCCCGACTTCAGAAACTCTCTGGAGTTTTTAACCTTGTTCGCCAAAAAGCGTGGATATCTGCAGAAGGGTGGAGTCCCTAACACAGAGCAGGCAGCCACAGCTTTCCTTGCTGATTGGACAGG AGCCAAGCTGAGCTACTTCTGTAGGGCAGAGGGGAACCACAGCCTCCCTGCTTACATGTCCGATGCTGTGGTCGCTGAGATGAAGAAAGGCTGGGATCTAAACCAGCTGAAAACGGGCAACGAGGAAACTCTGAAAG GTGTGAAATTCCCAAACCAGGCCAGCAGTATAGGCTTCACGTCTAAAGGCCCAACTGCAGGCCTGCTCAGTGTCAGCGACATCTCTGCAGAAAAACCTGGTGCTGCCGCcgcagagagagaagcagagcagAATAATGAG TTGAAACATGTGCTCTTCTTGCAGCCTGAACAAAATGCTGCAGAggcaaataaaacagaagaaccAGAGGCACCACACAAGGCGCCACTCAAAAGTGTGCAGTTCCAAGTTGTCCCCATTGACATCAGCCTCTCTACAGCTACAACAGATGACGCCTATGACttcaacacagattttaaatga
- the gnl3 gene encoding guanine nucleotide-binding protein-like 3 isoform X4 codes for MKRPKLKKASKRVSCSKRYKIQKKVREHNRKLKKEAKKKGVSKRVKKDPGVPNSAPFKEEVLREAEQRRLQIEEVKEKKKQAKKEERAQKRKKEKEAASKETEPKAKKARQDEVGKHSEKSIAPDKNSKQYLCSELNKVIDASDVVIEVLDARDPLGCRCPQLEEAVLQREGNKKLLLVLNKIDLVPKENVERWIQCLQLEFPVVAFKASKQIQDKTVRSRKSRIVASNDVLDKSRGAACFGNSCLTELLTSFAANTQNEVSLRVGVVGFPNVGKSSLINSMKGILACNAGIKRGITKSMQEVHILKNVKLIDSPGVVASPSNPPASMALRSLQMEEGLESVLEAVRTLLKLCDKTQIMLQYNVPDFRNSLEFLTLFAKKRGYLQKGGVPNTEQAATAFLADWTGAKLSYFCRAEGNHSLPAYMSDAVVAEMKKGWDLNQLKTGNEETLKGVKFPNQASSIGFTSKGPTAGLLSVSDISAEKPGAAAAEREAEQNNEPEQNAAEANKTEEPEAPHKAPLKSVQFQVVPIDISLSTATTDDAYDFNTDFK; via the exons ATGAAACGACCAA AGTTAAAGAAAGCTAGTAAGCGGGTCTCATGTTCCAAACGTTATAAAATCCAGAAAAAG GTCCGGGAGCACAACAGAAAGCtaaaaaaagaggcaaagaaGAAAGGGGTGAGCAAACGGGTGAAGAAGGATCCCGGTGTGCCCAACAGTGCTCCCTTCAAAGAGGAGGTCCTCAgggaggcagagcagaggaggctACAG ATCGAAgaagtaaaagagaaaaagaaacaagccaaaaaagaggagagagcccagaagaggaaaaaggagaaggAGGCTGCAAGTAAAGAAACCGAACCCAAGGCCAAGAAGGCTCGGCAG GATGAGGTTGGAAAGCATTCAGAGAAATCGATTGCCCCAGACAAGAACTCAAAACAGTACCTTTGCTCTGAATTAAACAAG GTAATTGATGCATCTGATGTAGTGATAGAAGTCCTTGATGCTCGTGACCCGCTGGGCTGCAGGTGTCCACAGCTGGAGGAGGCGGTGCTGCAGAGGGAAGGCAACAAGAAACTGCTTTTGGTTTTAAACAAAATAG ATCTTGTACCAAAGGAAAATGTGGAGAGGTGGATACAGTGTTTACAACTGGAGTTTCCAGTTGTGGCGTTCAAAGCATCAAAACAGATCCAGGACAAAACAGTG CGATCCAGGAAGAGCAGGATAGTGGCCTCTAATGACGTCCTGGACAAATCCAGAGGAGCAGCCTGCTTTGGAAACAGTTGTCTCACTGAGCTCCTTACAAGTTTCGCTGCTAACACACAGAATGAAGTTTCACTCAGAGTGGGCGTAGTTG GTTTTCCTAATGTGGGGAAGAGCAGTCTCATCAACAGTATGAAGGGGATCCTTGCGTGCAATGCTGGCATCAAGAGAGGCATCACAAA ATCCATGCAGGAGGTGCACATCTTGAAGAATGTGAAGCTCATAGACAGCCCAGGAGTCGTGGCATCGCCGTCCAACCCGCCAGCCTCTATGGCTCTGAGGAGCCTGCAGATGGAGGAGGGCCTGGAGAGTGTGCTGGAGGCTGTCAGGACTCTTCTCAAACTGTGTGACAAGACCCAG ATCATGCTTCAGTATAATGTCCCCGACTTCAGAAACTCTCTGGAGTTTTTAACCTTGTTCGCCAAAAAGCGTGGATATCTGCAGAAGGGTGGAGTCCCTAACACAGAGCAGGCAGCCACAGCTTTCCTTGCTGATTGGACAGG AGCCAAGCTGAGCTACTTCTGTAGGGCAGAGGGGAACCACAGCCTCCCTGCTTACATGTCCGATGCTGTGGTCGCTGAGATGAAGAAAGGCTGGGATCTAAACCAGCTGAAAACGGGCAACGAGGAAACTCTGAAAG GTGTGAAATTCCCAAACCAGGCCAGCAGTATAGGCTTCACGTCTAAAGGCCCAACTGCAGGCCTGCTCAGTGTCAGCGACATCTCTGCAGAAAAACCTGGTGCTGCCGCcgcagagagagaagcagagcagAATAATGAG CCTGAACAAAATGCTGCAGAggcaaataaaacagaagaaccAGAGGCACCACACAAGGCGCCACTCAAAAGTGTGCAGTTCCAAGTTGTCCCCATTGACATCAGCCTCTCTACAGCTACAACAGATGACGCCTATGACttcaacacagattttaaatga